ATAACCTCTCTTTGGGAGAACCGCAATGAAAAAATACCGACAGCCCGCGGGGTTCATGGCCGTCCTGGCCTTGATGTGCGCTCTGGTCTTCGGTCCGGGATTCACCGGTGAAGCTGCGGCCGCGTCGGAAGATGTGGCCATATTTTACGACGACCTGTCCCAGTATGGGCAATGGGTGGAATACGAAAAGTATGGGCCGGTGTGGCGTCCCAGTCAGGTTCCGGAGGACTGGCGTCCCTATACCAATGGGCGCTGGGTCCCCACCAACGACGGTAATGTCTTCGAGTCCGAGGAACCTTGGGGTTGGGCCACCTACCATTACGGCAACTGGATGCCCACCGAGGGCTATGGCTGGGTCTGGGTGCCGGGCAGTACCTGGTATCCCGCTACGGTGGAGTGGCGCAGCAGTCCCGAAAACGAGCCGGTGGACAGCTCTTATATCGGCTGGGCCCCCACCCCGCCTCCCGACTATATGCCGCCCCCAGCTTATGCGCCGCCGTCTTATTATCAAGGAGCCCCCGTCACCGATTCGCTGGCCTCGCCTCTCTGGATTTTTGCCAAAGCCGCCAGCTTTCTCCTGGGTTTCGGCCAACCCTATACACCGGAATATTCTTATGTCACATCCGGAATCCTGGTGCCGGTGACCTATGTGCCGGTCTTTTATAGCCGGACGGTGTTCATTCCCCGGTACGTCACCCCGGCTTATTATCCGCCGGGCTTTTACGGGGTCCGCCGCTTTGGTCCCGGCGCCTATAACATGGGGCCTTCAGTCACCTACATCTCCCGGGTCACCCAGATCAACCAAACCATCATCAACCGGAACATTCACAACAACTCCATTCATATCAACCGGATCCATAATGTGATGCCTCCGGCTCGGGTAATGCGGCGGGATGGTTACATCAATAAGATCATGCCTCCAAATTTGGTCCACGGCCGGCCCTTGCCGCCACCCCGTCCGATAAATAATATCAGGATGGCCCAAGCCAACCTGAATAGGCCTAACTTCTTGCCGCCGCCCCAGGGCATGCCTCGGATCAATACCCAGATTCCTCGCGTTCAACCGATGGCGATTACTCCGGGCCGGGGTCTGCCGGGGACGGCCTTACCTGCCAGGGCCACCATGCCTATAACCCCTCACATGACCCAGCAGATTCAACAACTGCCTCCAAACCAGCAGTTTGTGCCCGGCAAATCCCAGCCTTTCAAACCAGCCGGCGCGACCCCGGCAGGGCCGGGACCCGGCCAACCCGGCGTTCGGCCCCAACCGGGACAGTTCCAACCAACGGGCCAGACCAGACCGGGACCTGGACAGGCCGTTATTCCTGGTCAACCAGGGCATGTCCAACCTGGAGCCACGCCGCCTTCCGGCTACAAACCGCCCGTTAACGGGCCGGGTTACGTGAAGCCAGGGACACGACCCTCTGCTCAACCCAAACCGGGGGAGTTCCACCCAGGGGCTACTCCGAGAGGGACTCCGAGCCCTCCGAGCCCTCCTGGGGCTGCGAAGCCTGGCGCCGTGAGCCCTCCTCAAGGGCCCAGGGCCTTGACGCCGGAACCGCGCCGGCAGCAGGACCTGGAACACCAGAGACTGCAGCGCGGTGGAACTCCAGGCCAGCCCCAACAACAACAGCAGCGTGATCAGGAGCGGTTACGCCAGCAACAACAACTACAGCAGCAGGAACGCGGACGCCAACAGCAGTTACAGCAGCAACAACAAAGGCAGCAACAAGATTTGCAGCGGCAGCAGCAACAACGACAGTTGCAACAAAGGCAGTTACAGGAACGCCAACACCAACAGCAACAAAGACAGCAACAACAGATACAGCGCCAGCAGCAGCAACCTCGGGTACAGCCCCAGGCGCCGCCTCGGGTACAGACTCCACCGCCGCGACCGCAACCACAGGCGGCCCCGAGGCCTCAACCTCAGCCACAGCAGCGCCAGCCACAGCAAAAGGGACAGGAAAAAGAAAAAAAGAAGCAGGAACAATAATCATCACTCCAATATCACCCACACCCATGCAACCCCAGGTCTCGTTCTCGCGGAACGGGGCCTGGGCCTGACCCAAGACCACCCGCTTCCCGGCCTGTTCAGATTTATAGCGCTTGCCAAAAGTTTTTTCCTCTAATTCTCCTCTCCCCTTGTGGGAGAGGGTAGGGTGAGGGGTTAATAAGAAAAAACTTTTGAGCCTCTTGCAAATATCTCCCTGCCTGTCATTCTGAGGGAAAGAAGCAACAGAAGCATCTCATATAGCGTTTGCCAAAAGTTTTTTCCGTAATTAGGAGATACTTTAACACTCCACCCCCCCCTAACCCCCTTTTGGTAAAGGCGGGAACTATAAGGAATTACTTATAAAGTCCCCCTTTGAAAAAGGGGGATTTAGGGGGATTTAAAAATCAGCCAGCGGCATAAATTTATGGCAAACGCTATAAGTGACCAAACGGCTTTTTGCAAGAACCTCTCCTGGCAATAAGTATATTTTAGTATTTCAAAAAAAAGTGGGCGTTACTTCAAAGGGGTAATCAATTCTACCACGCCATCTTTTATGGCATGGTTGCAACCCGGATCATGTCCGCACTTGCAAAAGAAAACCTGTCACCTTTCTCATCATTGCTGGGTCCGTCGCAGTTCTGAGTTTATGCTGTCTCCATGACTTGCCGGGATAAAAACGGTTCACTGCTGGCCAACCTGAGGAAAATCGGCAGACTCCAGCCGTTCCGCCTGTGCCGTGTCCCGGCACGAGGATGCCAGCCCATCAATAATCTATTGATATTAAAGACTAAATATTACGAAAGCCCGGTTATTACCCTGGGACAAGCGCGGGACAAGCGCGTGACAACCTTGGCACTGCCTCGACCGGAACGCGCTTGCACGCGGGTTTAGGCCGGGTGTATGGCGAGGGTACCTTGGCAATGTCCCGGCACATGTGCCGGGTTTGCCCGTCCATTCGGCCCGCGCCCGGCCATTTTCAGCGATTTTTGGGGTAGTTTGGAGGGACTAAAAGCCATTTTTAAACCGTTTTTCTCTGTCATCATGAACGAAGCGCAGGCTCTTATAGTGATTGCCAAAAGAATTTCTTGCAAAATTACCGGACCTTATGTGGTCGCAAGCTTTAGCCTGGTATTGAGAAATTCGCCGGTAGCACAGGCTTTCCAGCCTGTGCTTTTGTCATATATACGGTTTCGACCGTAAAGAGACTTTTGCAAGAGGCTCGTTTGGCAATGAGTATAAGACGGCTTTTCTTTTGGAGAAAGGTTGCGTGGGTATGCCTAGCAGCTTATTATACAACGTGGTATTATCCCCTAGAAGGCGTCAAGGATGGCGCCCCTGCACTTTATCTTGATATGATTACAGTTGGAATCAAGTTGCCATTGGCTCGCTGCTGAGTCGCAGCCATTTTGTCTGAGAGGAGGAAAACATGCCCCATATCAAAGCCATCCGTGCCCAAGAAATCCTGGACTCCCGGGGTCAACCCACCGTATTCGCCGAACTCCTGTTGGACAACGGCCTCCGCACCCAGGCTATGGTGCCTTCGGGCGCGTCCACCGGCGAGAACGAGGCCCTGGAACTGCGGGACGGCGGCCCCCGCTACCTGGGCAAAGGTGTGCTCCAAGCTGTTAAGCATGTCCAGGAGATTATCCAACCGGCCTTGAAGGGTATCAACCCCCTGGAGCAGGCCTTGATCGACGAGACCATGTGCCGCCTGGACGGCACCCCCACCAAAAGCCGCCTGGGGGCCAACGCCATTCTGGCCGTCTCCATGGCCGCGGCCCGGGCCGGAGCCGCAGTCTCGGGGCTGCCCCTGTACCGTTATCTGGGGGGCGCCGGAGCCGCCACCTTGCCTATGCCCATGTTGAACATTATCAACGGGGGAGCCCATGCCGGCAACAATCTGGATATTCAGGAGTTCATGATCATGCCGGTGGGCGGCAAAACCTTTGCAGAGGCCCTACGGATCGCCTCCGAAGTGTTCCATACCTTGAAAAAGGTCCTGGCTTCCAAAAAGCTGGGCACAGGCGTGGGCGACGAAGGCGGGTTCGCTCCGGATTTGCCTTCCCATGAAGCCGCCCTGGACCTCATTAACGCGGCCGTGGAGCAGGCGGGTTACCGGCCCGGCGCCGACGTGGTTCTGGCCCTGGACCCCGCGTCCTCGGAATTTTTCGACAAGGCCACCGGGGAATACGTCTTCAAGAAAGGTGACGGCTCCCGGCGCGATGCCAAAGCCATGACGGAATATTATCGGGGTTTAGCCAACCGCTATCCCATCGTCTCCATAGAGGACGGCCTGGCCGAAGAGGACTGGGACGGCTGGGTGCACCTCACCAAAGAATTGGGTGGCCGGCTGCAACTGGTGGGCGACGATCTCTTCGTCACCAACGTCCGCTATCTGCAACGCGGCATCGAAATGGGCGCAGCCAATGCCATCCTGATCAAATTGAACCAGATCGGCACCGTCACCGAGACCCTGGACGCCATCGGCCTGGCCCGCCGCAACGGTTATCGCGCGGTCATTTCCCACCGCTCCGGTGAGACCGAGGACACCTTTATTGCCGACCTGGCCGTGGCTACAGGGGTCGGTCAGATCAAGACCGGGTCCGTGTCCCGGTCCGAACGCATCGCCAAGTATAACCGGCTCATGATCATTGAGACCGAGTTGGGCGCGGCGGCCCGGTTTAAGGATGATTGCTTCTGGGAGGGTAAAAAGTAAGACTGCCAGCCAGAGCCCAGCAACAGGCATTTTATCGTCTGGGGGGGAGCAGGAACTTGATCGAGGTAAACTCCTCCCCCACTTTCTTGATCATCGCGGTCTTTTCGCCGCATCGGTGGCAAATGCTTCCTGCATGACCAGACTTCGAAACCCCGGCACCACCCCTGCCTTGTTCACCTTCTTGAATCAAAAATTCTTTTTTAATATCTGAGAAATGTAAATAATCATGAATTCTGGGCTTGCCGGTGTTTAATTCGGTGAACATGATTCATCCTATAGCCTTCCGTCCGATCCTCACATATCCTCAATTATTCCATTGACGGTACTATTCTAAGAGCTTGCATTCGGCTGGAATGGTAATTGCATGATATTTTATTGCATAGCCTTCAACCCCCGTGTGTGGAATAGAGATGACAATTTCCACAAAGATCATCACCATCGCAGTATTCCTCACCTTACTTCTGGGTACCGGCTCAGCTCTGGCTTTCTTGGTCCCTTTACCCATAGCCCATGGTTTATCAGTCTGGGGAACTAATAAGTAAAATTGCGTTTCTGATTGGCCATGTTATTATTCTTAGCGACAATTAAGTCTGATCTGCCCTCGTAATTGCCCAATTTTACTCTCCAAAAACCTCGTACCAGGAAAGGCCACAACCAGTAACTCTCGGCGCAAACTCTTTGACTTTTGGGTGCCACAGTGCTATTTTTAGAAGCGTTTTAGAAGGCTAGCCTGCATCGCAAGGGGGGAGAAATGGTGCGGCGCATTTGTGGGAATGGCCTGATGGTCATAGTGCTGGCGGCTGTGATAATGCTGCCGGGGATGGCTCGGGGCGCCGAATTTGACGTCAGTAAATTCAACCAGGAAGTGGGACTGCGCTTCGCGTACGGGAAAAATACTAAGAAAGCTACAGTCCAGCTCTACAGTTTACTGCCTCGTTGGGGTATTTTTTTCCTGAAACCAGGTAAGCAAATGGGTCCCTTCGGAGCCTCCTTTGTCATTGAGGGCATCGCCAGCGTCGCCAGCGCCGAAACGACCGGCTTTGAACTTGGGTTCACCCCCCTGCTAAAACTCAGTTGTCTCCTCTTTCCCTCGGTTTTGGCCTTTATCGAGGGGGGCGCCGGGATCATCAGCGAAAGTATTGACAGCCCGGCCCTGGCTCACGCCTTCAACTTCACCCCCCAAGTGGGAGCCGGCTTCGACATTGCTTTGACTTCCCAAACGGCTCTAACCGTGGCTTACCGGTTCCGGCATTCTTCCAATGCCGGTATCTATAAAGAAAATCCCGCCTTTAATGTTAATTTTTTTCAGTGTGGCTTGAATTACTATTATTAATATTTAGCCTTCTGATAGAGCGCGGTGAGGAATCTCCAGATTCTTCATCGCGTTTTCTATCCAGGATTCTCACCGAACCCACCACCTTCCACCATTTCCAACTTCCCAGTAGGTAGTTTTACCGAGGGCCAATTAGGCAGTTTTGCCAGTTGCATGCGGATACTGAAATATTATCTTTTTCATAGGGGATATGATTAGCTACGGGGGGATAGCCTGCAAGACCATCCAAAATCATCCCAGGGTATTTTATGGGATGAAGGGAGGTAATGACATGGTCATCGTCATTTTTTTCGGCGGCATTCTCGCGGGTTTTCTTTTGGGTTTTAGTGGCATGGCCCTCCTGTCCGCCAGGAGCTATCGCCTGCAAGCCGAGGCGCTTCATGAAGCCGCGGCCTATCAACAACTGCCCCCTCATCAAGAGGGCTAAACGGCTGCACTGACCAGACCGTTTCATCAGAAGCCGGGAGGGGCGACATCCAAGGGGTAATCCCGGATGAACGCCTCTGTGCCATCCCTGCCATCGAAACGCTTTTCCCTTCTCCGAAAAAACCTTCCTTGAATCGATTACGGCATTTTCCCCCCTTGACACTGTCAGTAACAATTATTATCTAATAATCAGGTTCCAACAGACTATGGAAAATCTCATCCAACAATTGCGTGACCAAGGTATTGCGGTGACCCCCCAGCGTTTGGCAGTGATGGAGAGCCTCCAACATCGCCGGGACCATCCCACTGCAGAAAATCTCTATCAGGAGGTGCGCCAAAAGCTCCCGGCCATTTCCTTTAACACCGTATATAAAACCCTGGAGATCTTGTGCCAGAAAGGCATGGTGATCAAGGTTAATCCCTTGCACGAAGTGGCGCGCTATGACGGCGAGACCGGGCCTCATGCCCACCTCATCTGCCGGCAGTGCCACCGCATCGTCGATCTTGACTGGCCCCGGGAGGAGTTTCCTGCCCTGGCGCCCCATGACCAACACGGCTTCCAGGTCGAGCACCCATCCCTGATTTTCTGGGGCCTTTGCCCCCAGTGTCAACAACAAGAATCCCACAAGGAGGACTAGTATGGCAATCGAGGTAGGACAGTTATATGTTTGCAAAGTGTGCGGCAATAAGGTGAAGGTAGTTGAGGCCGGCGGCGGCGTGCTGGTGTGCTGCGGCATTCCCATGAAACAGGTAGAAGGTTAAGGGAGGAACGACCCATGAATAAGAGCATAGCTGACCTCAAAGAAGCCTTTGCGGGGGAATCTCAAGCTAACCGTAAGTACCTGGCTTTCGCCGAAAAAGCCGACGCCGAGGGTTATCCTCAGGTTGCCCGCCTGTTTCGGGCTGCGGCGCATGCTGAAACGGTCCATGCCCTGAATCACCTCAGGGCCTTAAAAGCCATCGGCGCCACCGCGGAAAATCTCAAGGAAGCTATAGCCGGAGAATCCGCCGAGTTCCAACAGATGTACCCCCGGATGATTGCCGACTCCCAAGCCGAGGGGCATAAGGAGGCGGAACGCACCTTTACCTATGCTAACGAAGTGGAGAAGGTCCACGCTGCTCTCTATCAGAAAGCCCTTAAAACCATGGAAGACAAGAAATTGGTGGATATGTTCGTGTGCTCGGTCTGCGGTTACACCGCGGAAGGCGAGGCCCCGGACAACTGCCCCGTCTGTAAAGCGGTAAAAAAATTATTTAAACGCATCGATTAGCCACTTATAGCGCTTGCCAAAAGTTCTTTCCTTTTATTCCCCTCTCCCCTTGTGGGAGAGGGTGAGGGGCGGATAAGAAAAAACTTTTGGCAATGAGTATAACCAATTGGGGCGCAGGCATATCTGCCTGCGCCCCAATTACGCCCTCGTTACCAAGTTGCACTTGGGAACGCTACTTTTGGCCCAAGCTCTGCTTGGGCACCGTAAACTGAAAACCGAAAACGGCCTTACTCGGTGGCCTCGCCTGCTTCCGGTTCATGTCCCTCCCCTGCCAGTTTCTCCAAGGCCAGGCGGGCTGCACGTTGCGCCGCCTGTTTCTTGGTGCCGCCTTCCCCTTGGGCCAAGGACACCTCATTGACCCGCACCTCCACCTGAAAATGTTTGGCATGGCCGGGCCCGCTTTCGGCCAGGAGGTGATACGACGGCAAGGCCTTGTAGCGGGCCTGGGTGAGTTCCTGGAGGGAGGTCTTGAAGTCCTGGCCCGGAAGCGCGGTCTCCAAAAGCGGGCTAAACCATGGTTCCGTCAAGCGCGCTACCACCTCCAAGCCGCCGTCCAGATAAACCGCCCCGAGCACTGCTTCCAGGGCATTAGCCAGGAGAGAGGGTTTCTGCCGGCCCTCCTGCCGTTCTTCGGTCCGTCCCAGCAGAAGGTGGTCCCCCAGGCCCAAATTTCGGGCCAGATTTGCCAGTTGCCTGGCATTCACCAGGGCGGCCCGCCCCCGAGACAGATCTCCTTCGGGACTTTGAGGAAACCGGGCCAGAAGCAGGGCGCTCACCACAAGGTCCAGGACGGCATCTCCCAAGAACTCCAACCGTTCATTGCTGACGCCGCTCTCTGGGTTCTCATGGGCATACGAACTGTGGCGCAAGGCCTGGTTGAGCAACTCCAGGTTCTCGAAGCGGTATCCTAGCCGTTGAGCCAGGTTTTCCAGTTCTTGCCTCCTCTCCGGAAGCAGGCCGGTACCCTCTTGTACCACTAGCTCCTCTCCCCCGGCCGCAGGGGTACGGCCGCAAGTTTACCAATGATGTTCAATTGACCCTCCCTTTCCTGAAGAACCA
This Desulfobaccales bacterium DNA region includes the following protein-coding sequences:
- a CDS encoding DUF6600 domain-containing protein, with protein sequence MKKYRQPAGFMAVLALMCALVFGPGFTGEAAAASEDVAIFYDDLSQYGQWVEYEKYGPVWRPSQVPEDWRPYTNGRWVPTNDGNVFESEEPWGWATYHYGNWMPTEGYGWVWVPGSTWYPATVEWRSSPENEPVDSSYIGWAPTPPPDYMPPPAYAPPSYYQGAPVTDSLASPLWIFAKAASFLLGFGQPYTPEYSYVTSGILVPVTYVPVFYSRTVFIPRYVTPAYYPPGFYGVRRFGPGAYNMGPSVTYISRVTQINQTIINRNIHNNSIHINRIHNVMPPARVMRRDGYINKIMPPNLVHGRPLPPPRPINNIRMAQANLNRPNFLPPPQGMPRINTQIPRVQPMAITPGRGLPGTALPARATMPITPHMTQQIQQLPPNQQFVPGKSQPFKPAGATPAGPGPGQPGVRPQPGQFQPTGQTRPGPGQAVIPGQPGHVQPGATPPSGYKPPVNGPGYVKPGTRPSAQPKPGEFHPGATPRGTPSPPSPPGAAKPGAVSPPQGPRALTPEPRRQQDLEHQRLQRGGTPGQPQQQQQRDQERLRQQQQLQQQERGRQQQLQQQQQRQQQDLQRQQQQRQLQQRQLQERQHQQQQRQQQQIQRQQQQPRVQPQAPPRVQTPPPRPQPQAAPRPQPQPQQRQPQQKGQEKEKKKQEQ
- the eno gene encoding phosphopyruvate hydratase gives rise to the protein MPHIKAIRAQEILDSRGQPTVFAELLLDNGLRTQAMVPSGASTGENEALELRDGGPRYLGKGVLQAVKHVQEIIQPALKGINPLEQALIDETMCRLDGTPTKSRLGANAILAVSMAAARAGAAVSGLPLYRYLGGAGAATLPMPMLNIINGGAHAGNNLDIQEFMIMPVGGKTFAEALRIASEVFHTLKKVLASKKLGTGVGDEGGFAPDLPSHEAALDLINAAVEQAGYRPGADVVLALDPASSEFFDKATGEYVFKKGDGSRRDAKAMTEYYRGLANRYPIVSIEDGLAEEDWDGWVHLTKELGGRLQLVGDDLFVTNVRYLQRGIEMGAANAILIKLNQIGTVTETLDAIGLARRNGYRAVISHRSGETEDTFIADLAVATGVGQIKTGSVSRSERIAKYNRLMIIETELGAAARFKDDCFWEGKK
- a CDS encoding acyloxyacyl hydrolase, translating into MVRRICGNGLMVIVLAAVIMLPGMARGAEFDVSKFNQEVGLRFAYGKNTKKATVQLYSLLPRWGIFFLKPGKQMGPFGASFVIEGIASVASAETTGFELGFTPLLKLSCLLFPSVLAFIEGGAGIISESIDSPALAHAFNFTPQVGAGFDIALTSQTALTVAYRFRHSSNAGIYKENPAFNVNFFQCGLNYYY
- a CDS encoding transcriptional repressor — protein: MENLIQQLRDQGIAVTPQRLAVMESLQHRRDHPTAENLYQEVRQKLPAISFNTVYKTLEILCQKGMVIKVNPLHEVARYDGETGPHAHLICRQCHRIVDLDWPREEFPALAPHDQHGFQVEHPSLIFWGLCPQCQQQESHKED
- a CDS encoding desulfoferrodoxin FeS4 iron-binding domain-containing protein, coding for MAIEVGQLYVCKVCGNKVKVVEAGGGVLVCCGIPMKQVEG
- a CDS encoding rubrerythrin family protein, with protein sequence MNKSIADLKEAFAGESQANRKYLAFAEKADAEGYPQVARLFRAAAHAETVHALNHLRALKAIGATAENLKEAIAGESAEFQQMYPRMIADSQAEGHKEAERTFTYANEVEKVHAALYQKALKTMEDKKLVDMFVCSVCGYTAEGEAPDNCPVCKAVKKLFKRID
- the rnc gene encoding ribonuclease III, with product MVQEGTGLLPERRQELENLAQRLGYRFENLELLNQALRHSSYAHENPESGVSNERLEFLGDAVLDLVVSALLLARFPQSPEGDLSRGRAALVNARQLANLARNLGLGDHLLLGRTEERQEGRQKPSLLANALEAVLGAVYLDGGLEVVARLTEPWFSPLLETALPGQDFKTSLQELTQARYKALPSYHLLAESGPGHAKHFQVEVRVNEVSLAQGEGGTKKQAAQRAARLALEKLAGEGHEPEAGEATE